One Chloroflexota bacterium genomic window, CGGCCGCACGCTACGTGACGACGTGACACGGCAGTAGTGCGTCCAAAACACGGCTGGGAGCGGAAACACTCCTCACAGCGCCAAAACATGGGCAAAACAATCCCACCTAAATGCCAAACACACACCCCAAACCACCCCGCATTCCCGCACACACCAATAACCCTAGCTTACGCCGAGTTGTTCAGACCTTTCTTAGATTGATTCTGATCAACATCCATATGCGGCGCGATGTTGCGGGCCCAATCGCACTTGGCTATTCCGACCTCTGGGTAACCGACTTTCTTAAGACGCTTCGACCCTTTTGGATTGACTGCATCAGACAGGACTTCCCAAGTTCCACAGATGCTGTCTTGCTTGTAGTAATTAAGGACCGAATCCCTTGCACCGGGGTATGCGGCCTTCACAGCGTTGCGGTCTCCTAGCAGCCAGGCTTCACTCTCCTCAATGGCAATTCTGAAGAGTGTCCTTGGACGGGGATTGCATTCAACCAATTTTTCGAGCAGTTCCTGCTTGAATGCCAGGCAGTTCTGCGTATCCAAGTCCACGACCACGATAACTACAGCAGAGTCTGGGAGACTATGACCATACCCCTGCAAAATGGTTGGCAATCGATCCAACAGTATTCGCTGCTGCGGGTCCGAGGTACCTCGCAATCCTTTTGGAATGCGACCAAGCCCCTTGTATGGACGCAACTTCCAAGAGTGATTAGTATAGTTGGAGCCGAGAATCTTTTCTAATATTTGATTAAGGGCAATGCTACCCGACTGGTCCTCAACCAATACTTCAAAGTGCATTGGCCTCGCTCCGCTCCAGGTAGTCGCTGTACCAGAGACTTCCAAGCGGTAGTCCTTCGTCTACCATGGCTTGGACTATCTCATCGTCGCTGGCGCGGCGAATGGTAGCGAAGCCGTCCGTGCCTTTCTCCAGCACCCAGGTCTCGTCAGGATTGAGCGCGTCAACGAAGTAGGGTTGATGCGTTGTAACAAATATCTGTGGTGCATTTCTTCTACCCGTGGCGTGGCGGCGGAATTCTGTAGCCAAGACTTCCAGCAGTCTGTGATAGAGCCCGTTCTCCGGTTCCTCGATGCAGATGAACGGCGGCGGTTCCGGGTCTTCCAGCATGAGTAGGTAGGCGAAGACCTTCAATGTGCCATCGGACATTTGCTGGGCAAAGAAGGGGTCAGTGAATCCTCGGTCATTGAAGCGCAACAGCAAGCGTCCGTCGGGGCTCTGCTGCGTACTTATGCTTTCGACACCAGGAATCCGTTCAGCTATGCGCGCTAGGATACGCTTGAATCTGTCCGGGTGTTCGCGCTCCATGTATTGCACGACATTGCCTAGATTGTCGCCATGGGCGTTCAAACGCCTTTGCGGACCGGCCAAGGGCAGACTACGGGCGGCGTCTGGCGTAAAGTAGCTCAGATACCACCCTTCCATGAATTGGCGGAATGCCGCAATTCTCGGATGCTGCTTCAGGGCGCCAAGGGTTGCGATGCCGAGTCTGCGTTTGTCTTGAAGCTCGACGAACTCCGTTTCCGCGCGCTCCTCGCCTGCCAATTGCCGCATAAATGCGACTAGATCGATCTCTACCCGCCCATCCTCATCCACTTGCTGCCCTTGCGCTTCACCCTTCCAGGCCACGCCCACACCATCGTTCATCATCAAGAACGAGAACGGCCAGCCACGTCTTTGCTCCTTGCGGCGCTGGCGCAGGCGTTCGCGTGCGACATAGGGACGGCCTGCAGCGTCGAGGTCAATCGCCAATTCATAGGTTATGGGGCGCGCCTTCGTCTCTTCACGGTAATAGACTTCGAACTCGATTGGCTCTTCGCTCCCTTGCGCGTGAATACGATGGAATCCGCCTCGACCACGCGCATCGCACGCCTCTTCTACACCCAGTTTCAAGCAGTCTGACAAGAAACCAAAGGCATCAAAGAGAGAACTCTTGCCTACACCATTCTTGCCAATCACTGCGGTCATAGGCGTCAATGGTTGGGTATCCTGAGTATTCCATAGCTTACCTAGCGTGATGTCCTTCAACACCCGGTAGTTCTTGATACTGATGCCTTCAATTCTCGCCATGGCTGCAGATTCCCTCATCTATTGCGATGTTGCAAACAGCATAACACTAAGTCTGACACGTTCTTGCCGGCGAAATGCGGTGGACTCTCGGTGGGTTGAATTCTTACTAACGGTGTTCGTATAGAACAAGATTCGGGAGGTCTTGATAGTCTGCAACGTTACGTGTGACGAGGACCAGATCATGCGTGAGCGCAGTGGCTGCAATTATGAGATCAAGTGCTCGTTGCTGGGGGCGATTCCCTTGCTGTCTGAGTGTTTCCCCCAGCCGGGCGCATCGCTCCGCCACGGCGCGAGAGAATGGCAGGACTGGTACTGTTGCAACGAGGGCTGCGAACTGTGCCGACGCCGCTTCCGATTCCTGGCTCCGCAACACTCCCTGATAGACTTCCATATAAGTGATAATGCTAATGGCGATGCCCTCTTGTGCGAGTTGCTCAATGAGTTGCAACGCTTCGGAGTCTTGGGCAAGAAAATCGATTACCCAATCTGAATCAATGAGGTAGGGCATTGAACTAGCGGTCGGGGCGTCCGGGGCTGTTTTGTTCGCGCGCAGCGTGAATCTCGCTAAGCAGGCTCTCTCGATCGACACCCGCCAGAATGCCTGTGCCCTGGCGCAATGCCTGCCTGACCTTCTCCGGGTCGTAATCGACCCAAATGTCATGGGCATCTTCCCGTGCCAGCACGTAGCGCTCGCCGTCCTTGTCCAGGATTACGGGCGCTCCGCCGATCTCTTCCAAGAAACGCCCAAGCTCGCTTTCCGGCGCGACGTTGACGACCTTAGTTTCCGCTGCCATTGGGCTTTCCTCAATGCGCCACCGTTGGTCTACGCTGGACTCTCCGCTACATCAATCATTATGGCATATTCACGCTGCACAAATGCCGGTACTGCGGGGTTTTGCAACAGTTTAAGGCTGCCTCGCACCACGTCAAGATATCAGCTCACCCTATTCCTGTTGGTGTAAACAGCAGCACACAGGTGTTGCGAGGCAGGCCGGAGCGCATCAATCGCCGTGCACTCGATAGAATCGGCTACGACGCGTGGGCTTTTTCGAGTGCGCCGTCGCGTTCCAGGACGGCGCGGAGGTAGACGCCGGTGTAGGAGTGGGGTAGGTGGGCCAGCGTTTCCGGGGTGCCTTCGGCGACCATTTCACCGCCGGCGTCGCCGCCTTCGGGGCCGAGGTCGATCACCCAGTCCACGCACTTGATCACTTCCAGGTTGTGCTCGATCACGATCACCGTATTGCCGGTGTCCACCAGGCGTTGCAGCACCTCCAGCAGGCGTTCCACGTCGGCGAAGTGCAGGCCGGTGGTGGGCTCGTCCAGGATGTAGAGCGTGCGGCCGGTGGCGCGTTTGGAAAGCTCAGAAGCTAGCTTGATGCGTTGCGCCTCGCCGCCGGAGAGGGTGGTAGCGGGCTGTCCCACGCGCATGTAGCCTAGGCCGACGTCCACGAGCGTTCTGAGCTTATTGTGAATGCTGGGGATGTTTTCAAAGAATGCGTTGGCCTCGTCGATGGTGAGGTCGAGCACGTCGGCGATGGTCTTGCCCTTATAGGTGATTTCCAGCGCCTCGCGGTTGTAGCGCTGGCCGGCGCAGACCTCGCAGGGCACGTAGACGTCCGGCAGGAACTGCATTT contains:
- a CDS encoding DUF4276 family protein — its product is MHFEVLVEDQSGSIALNQILEKILGSNYTNHSWKLRPYKGLGRIPKGLRGTSDPQQRILLDRLPTILQGYGHSLPDSAVVIVVVDLDTQNCLAFKQELLEKLVECNPRPRTLFRIAIEESEAWLLGDRNAVKAAYPGARDSVLNYYKQDSICGTWEVLSDAVNPKGSKRLKKVGYPEVGIAKCDWARNIAPHMDVDQNQSKKGLNNSA
- a CDS encoding AAA family ATPase, with amino-acid sequence MARIEGISIKNYRVLKDITLGKLWNTQDTQPLTPMTAVIGKNGVGKSSLFDAFGFLSDCLKLGVEEACDARGRGGFHRIHAQGSEEPIEFEVYYREETKARPITYELAIDLDAAGRPYVARERLRQRRKEQRRGWPFSFLMMNDGVGVAWKGEAQGQQVDEDGRVEIDLVAFMRQLAGEERAETEFVELQDKRRLGIATLGALKQHPRIAAFRQFMEGWYLSYFTPDAARSLPLAGPQRRLNAHGDNLGNVVQYMEREHPDRFKRILARIAERIPGVESISTQQSPDGRLLLRFNDRGFTDPFFAQQMSDGTLKVFAYLLMLEDPEPPPFICIEEPENGLYHRLLEVLATEFRRHATGRRNAPQIFVTTHQPYFVDALNPDETWVLEKGTDGFATIRRASDDEIVQAMVDEGLPLGSLWYSDYLERSEANAL
- a CDS encoding type II toxin-antitoxin system VapC family toxin; the protein is MPYLIDSDWVIDFLAQDSEALQLIEQLAQEGIAISIITYMEVYQGVLRSQESEAASAQFAALVATVPVLPFSRAVAERCARLGETLRQQGNRPQQRALDLIIAATALTHDLVLVTRNVADYQDLPNLVLYEHR